In Meleagris gallopavo isolate NT-WF06-2002-E0010 breed Aviagen turkey brand Nicholas breeding stock chromosome 5, Turkey_5.1, whole genome shotgun sequence, a single window of DNA contains:
- the LOC104911016 gene encoding receptor-type tyrosine-protein phosphatase eta-like: protein MGTSSNDELSVNATSGNRRLSEDVSLSGRATSDQNSVAQPSAVLDVKAEYVGVTSVNLTWTVNDTASNSYRYRIEVRNGPSINNETSNNTETEITGLTPGTPYTFTVFAVAADGETEGEGTSISLYTSK, encoded by the exons ATGGGAACCAGTAGTAATGATGAATTATCAGTGAATGCCACAAGTGGGAACAGGAGATTATCAGAGGATGTGTCACTATCTGGCAGGGCAACGAGTGATCAGAACAGTGTAGCAC AGCCCAGTGCGGTGCTTGATGTCAAGGCAGAGTATGTTGGTGTAACTTCTGTCAACTTAACCTGGACAGTGAATGACACAGCTTCAAACTCCTACAGATACAGAATAGAGGTTAGAAATGGGCCCTCCATCAACAATGAGACATCAAATAACACAGAAACTGAAATTACTGGGTTAACCCCTGGGACGCCGTACACTTTCACAGTCTTTGCAGTAGCAGCTGATGGTGAGACGGAAGGAGAAGGAACATCCATAAGCCTGTATACAAGTAAGTGA